A window of Mastomys coucha isolate ucsf_1 unplaced genomic scaffold, UCSF_Mcou_1 pScaffold1, whole genome shotgun sequence genomic DNA:
ccaagcaaaaacaaacaaacaaacaaacaaacaccccagaccaatcaaccaaccaaccaaccaactaaccaaccaaccaaccaaccaaccaaccaaccaaccaaccaaccaaaaaccctgAGCCTTTCTCGTTCATCTTAAAGTTGGGAGGATACAAAACTCAGGCCTAAGTGACTACACAGGGTCAGGCTTTACCTGCCCCTCTGTGTCCCTGTGCTTGGTGGGTCAATCTGAAACTCATGTGGATGGGCAGAGACAGTGTCATTTCTCTCTGTCATGGTGACCCAGGACTGGTGTCTAGACTAGCAGTGTCCCATTCCCACTCACTGTCCCAGTTCTTCCATCTCAGACACCTCTCTCTGGGTCTGTTTACATGAAGCCACACGGCCAAGGGCAAATGACAATGGAAGAAAATCTGGTTATCTTCTTCAAATTTCCCATTCTCTGCAGAATCCAGTCCACAGTTACTGACAGACCAAGATGGATTAAGAGGGTCTGGGTCCATATGGAAGCAGAACTGGGATCCCTCTCAAGTAAGCTAGCTCATCTGGATCTCAAACTGACATCCTGGTATGACCTAACATAGGGCAGTTTGGGGTCCTTTGAAACTCCAGACTCATCCTTCTTACAACCAGGGAAACTACCCTGACCCTCAGGATACCCATAAATACTGCTGCCCAAGTCTCTTTTGTTCTAAGTGTATCTGGCGAACAAGAGATGGGTATCTACCAAATACCCTCTGGCTTTACCCTACACCATCCGGtccttaaacttctgattctaTCCCAACTTTCTCTGAATCTGTCTGTTCCTCAAACCCAATTTATCTGTCAGTTCATCAAATGGCAGTTTCTCTTGACAAATACACTCCTCATCCCTGTTCCCTACTGCAGGCAGAGCTCAAATGATCAGCGCCATAGGGCAAGAGATTATAATGTGGGCATTACCCAGAAGTTCTCAGAGGGCAGAAGCATGTCTGCCCCCGTCACTGCTCTGGTGATCAGCCTAAGGCCCACCATGCTCACATCTGTAGCTCGAAGTTTACTCAGAGCCAGATGTGTCTGAGAGACTCAGCCCGGGTAAGGATAGCCTGGTGGGAGATGCAGGGGgtagggtggagagatgggagagtggGGCTCCTCACCAGCCCCTTGCTGGCTGTCAGGTTCTGCAGGGCCCCAGCACAAGCCTCCAAGGTTGCATCTTTCTTGCTCTTGCCCATGAGGTTCAGGTAGGTGCGGATGGCATCTGAGTGGTACAGCCAGCTGCTGCCCTTGGGGTTGGTCTCTTCCTCAGGAAGTGGGCAGTCATAGTTATTGTTCTGTAGACAGACAACATGTCAGTGAGGAGCCTGATGATATAACGTACCCAGGCCTTCTGCCTCTCCCGCAATTTCAGGTTGTGTGTTCTTTGGGAAGCATGGGAGAAGGCTGCCCCCTGTATCTCTTCTGTGTATCCCCACAATCCCCAAAGTGAGGGAATGGACCATGGGTCTCCAGATGGCCTCTGGGAAGCACCTCAGAAGTATGTTCTAGGGCAGCTTCACCGCTGAGCCTCCAATTGTGTAAGGCCACACTAGGGTGTGGCAGCAAGATGCTGAGAATTTTAGCTACTAGGGGATCTCCAGGCCAAACTGGAGCCTGGCTTCTAGACCCTGGTTCTCGTCTACAGCATCTTTCTTAGGAGGCTCaggaggtgctgggaatcattGCCCAGGATGGTAAGAGTTCTTTCTATTGCTTCCCTAATGCTCAGAGATCAGGGAGAGATAAAGACAGTTTCCCCACTATATAGTAAGAGGAACGGAGGCCTGTAGAAAGGGGGCCTAGAGCATTCGTCCTTAGGTGGTCTGGGCTACTACAGCCTATGTGGGTCCCCTGTGCACTCTAGGTGGCATACCCTGGCCCAGCTCCAGAACTGTAGTGTCCTCCCAGGAACAAGGCTTTGACAAGGGCCCATCCTTAGGGTTGTTTTCTAGGTCCAAGAGAGGAGGGCTACAGGGAAAGTAGATCTGGAGGATGCTTGGGAGGGGGCCCTGGCTAGGCAGTGGACACTGCTCACCATCATCTTGTCACCCCTGTTGCTGAAGCAGCCAGTGGAGGACTTCTCGGTGTAGGCATTGCGGGTATTGTACTCCAGCTGGCGGTAGCGGGTGGGCACCTCGGCATCCAGGCGGTATGAGAGGTTATGCAGGATGCACATGCAGTTCTCCACAGACTGGGGGCAAGGAAAGAATGCCTGAGTACTGTCCCAACAGACTTCCGGGCCTGCCACCTACCCTGAGTATTCAGAATGGCCTGTACCACTGTCAGTCTGGAAAGACCTCGAAGGTGCACCCTAGGAACTGGACGTGACTCCAGCCTCTGTCACTTCTTGGCTGTCTGAATCTGTATGACTGTCCTCATCTCTATGGGCCCTCAGTTTCCTCAATTGTAAACTGGGCTAGCCTCACCTTTCTTGGCTAGTGGGGTAGATTATGCACTAGACCCTCAGTTCTGCATGCATCCACAGAATCAAGCAATcacaaattgaaattatttttcaaatggtATTCCTGAACACTTATAGATTTATTACTTGGCATTATTAATGGCATTATTTATTTGGCATTTACATTGTATTAGGTTTCATAAATAACTTATAGATGATTTAAAGTATACAAAGGAGTGTGTGTAGGTTATATGCAAATAGAACCTCTATATGCCCCTTTTATAGAAGGGATAGAGGTATGCATGGGAATTTGGACCCTCTATGGTTACTGAGGGGAAATTGCACATGAAAATATCAATCATGGAGCCTTGCACATAGCATACACAGCAAACAGTGGTGACCACTTGCATTGCTACAGATCACCTGCAGGGCAGAAGATTGAAAACATCCTCTCTAGTCCTAGTTCCTTCTGGTTTTCAAAGCATCTAGTCACTACAGTCTTTgctgtcccctctctccatggtcacccacccccctcaccccccagccTCCAGCATCAAAGATGCTGCTCGCATACCCACAATGAGACCTGGGTTCAGGACTTCCAGCAGCAGCATTTGCTTTTGGTGAGCCTCCAGGCTAGGGTTTGGGGGTGGCAGCGTTACGCTTTGATCAGCCCTTGGTCCCTGTTAGGGTCAGGCTGAACCTGACTTCTATTGCTTTGGGGTTATCTGGGTAAAGGGGATGTGcacagagcaggaggaaggaaggcgCGTTGTCCTGCAGCTTAACGACAAGGCTGTTCTTAGAGGGCCTGTTACCACTTCCAGTGAAGGAAGCAGGAGATAGAAATCTCCCTTCATTGATCTCCCTGGTGTCCTGGGTGTGGGGACAGAATAGACCTCTGTGTCCTGAGCTGTGCCCAGCTCTGGTAGAAGTTTCCCAGCCTCCATTTATCTTTTCTCCACAAACTGCCTTTCAATCTGTGTGTGCTCCTGCAACCAGAAGCCCAGAGAAGGTAGAGAGTGGCCTTCCGCTGGTGTTTCTGGAGGTGCTGGTACAAAGCCTCATTTTAGAAAGGAAATGTGGTACCTGAGAGCACTATTGTGGGCTCAGCATCACAAAACAATGTGGCCCCCAGAGCCCAAGCAGAGAGCACTTGAATGCTCCAGAAATCTCCTCCACTGTTCCTGCCTCTTTCGGTGTCCCGTCCCTGAGACAGAGTCCACAAGCCTTCGGAAAGTGTAGCCCTGACTCGTGGGTTCTGGGAGAGAAATGTCAGGACTAGGGGAGTCCTCAACTTAAGTGTGTGGCCCTGGGATCTGCAGCTATGGGCACAGACTTCAGGGTTGGGGATGGAGGTGTCAGCAGGGGCCTGCACCCTCACCTTGTCATCGCAGCGGCTGGCAGCCACACAGTTCTGGACATAGGCCATGAGGGAGTCAATGAGCCCAGAGTAGTTCCGCATAGTCTGGCGGCCAGCATCAGCTGAACTCAGGTTCCTGtgggagagaacagagaaggaggaggatgcagATAGGGTGAtgagagggcagggcagggatgGGTAGGGTGCAGTGGGCACACGCAGCGAAGAGCGGCAGGAAGCACAGGGCAGAATATGAAAGTTGTGGccggaagaagaggggaagagagaaaaaaatgatgaaaaaagagagaaggaaaagatttaGCCGCATCTGCCTGGCTGAAAGGAGTCTCCTTTGAACTCAGTTGGTTCTGTCCTGTAGCTCCCAGGCACACAAGACTCTCTAGGCCTCCACTGCATCTGGCAGCGCAGCTCCTGTCCTCTAGTGGCCATTTGAGGGACAGACATTAGAAGCCGCTGCTTGCCTTTCTGTGGAAGCAAAACAGATCTGGGGAGGTGCTGGACCAGAACTAAGCAGGGGGTTAACCTGGTGTTGAGATGTAGTTATCTTTTATAAAGCTGTGTTCATTGTGTGTCCTCCTGCCCTAggtggtgtgtatggtgtaggcaaacgatgtgtgtgtgtgtgtgtgtgtgtgtgtgtgtgtgtgtgtgtgtatactgtcaCACCCAGCAGTCATGTGGCCCCATAAACTCTTTACTTACTCTGGCTTTTCATCTACCTAGCCTCTTTGTTCTCTGGAGGCTGTGTCTGGAGGCTAGTTGGGAAAAGCACATTGGGAGACACAAAGCATACACTAACCTCATCCCTACTCTGGAAGTTCTCTGAAGTTCTGGAGGACAAATTCCACTGTGGCAAAGCGAGACCCTAAAGGGGACCTTGCTCCATGGTTTCCCTACCCCATGCAAGTACCCaccctgaagctctgagggcaGGCCCATCCAGACCCTGTCAGGGCTTTGCCACACCCTGCTGTAGAACTCAAACAACCTTGGGCCAAGCGGCACCATCTCCATGCCAGTGAACATGGCAAATGATTTCAGCACTCGGGCGGGAGGTGACTCATGAGCAGCCAGTCAGTAGACTTTTTGTATAAAAGAATGTTCTTCAAGATAGCACAAGTACATTTTTCTGTGGGTGGAGGAGGGGATTTTAGTTGAACCAGGTTGGATGTTCAAATGCAGGCCATTTCCACTCTTAGATTCCCGATGCTATCCTCTATATCCAGACTCATAGACATTGGTAGTACCTGACTCTTGGTCCTGGAGTCAGCCCATAGAATGCGGGACCAGACTGAGTGGTATGTGTTCTACTCTGGCTGGATGTTGGCTGAAATGGAGGCTGATTGTGTAAGGGCCCAAGCAGAAAGACCTTCCGTGCCCTCTTCTCTCACCTCAAGCAGCCTGTGGCATTGAAGAAGACCTCGGGGTCCACTACTTCCCGGGACATGTTGCTATTACCATCACACCAGCCAGAGAAAGGGATGATGACCCGGTCAGTCAGAACAGGCAGGGCATCGGCCACCAGCTCCTCTTTCAGCTCATCAGTGGAAGACAGGTTCCACAGTAGCCctggacacagacatacatggttAGCTTAACATGGCGGGCTCTGAAAACCTGAGGTCTAGTGGCCCTGCCTCGAGTCTGGGCTCTGGCAAATGGCTACCTTCCAGATAGGCTTGGCCCATCAGAGACCCACTGTCTGATCTCCTCATGTCGACTGCAGGTTCTTTGAGGTCTGAGAACATCTCAGAGTTCTCTGTCTAGGTAAGAGTTATGAACATGAACACAGCTCCTGAACTACAGTCGGGTTGGTCATCGGTTTTAACCATATGTTTTGGAACTTAGAACTGGTTAAGTTCTAAGCAGTTCTCTGTTTTCCGTTTGAAACAATACACAGAGAGAATATCAACCATGGCAGTGGGTCTAGAAATTCTCATCAGTTTGTTACTCTGAACATTCCTGTCTTCTCCAGTATAATTCAAGGTCTTCATTGTTGGTTTCTCCATCCTGTAGCCTACCTTGAGTGCTTCATGTACTTTGTGAACACAGGGTGAATATAGTATAAACAGTCATGCTTTGAGATCCACTCACCCTGGACCATTGGCTTTGTGCCCCTCCTATCACCTGCAAATCTCAGTGCCCACTACACAAGGCTCCTTCCCTTGCACCCCAGTCTTAAAGATGCCTTCTGAAGGATGTACACCACCCCAGGTCATCGTCTGGAAGCCACCAACTGAAGCCAGTACCACTGAACTCCTGAACTGTAGCTCAGTGAAACCCACACAGCTATGCCTTGGCCTAGCCTAGAGAGTGAGACAGGCTAGAGACACACCCTGCCACCttgcccactccccaccccagtttcccttctgtaaCACCCTACCAGTCAACTGTTTCTGGATCTCAGTGCTCCCGCTTCTCCTCAGGAGGCTGACAGCCTCACGGATCCCATTCTGCCTCCTGGTCTCCAATTTATTGGTGGTGCTCCTGAAAACCAGGTTACGCAGGGCCCCGGCAGCAGCCTGCTGGACATTCTGATTGGGGCTGCGGAGGAGGTCCACCAGCTTGCAGATGCCCCCCAGCTGATAGACCTGTAGAGAGAGAGGCCATAatgattgttttaaaacaagGGAGAGACAATTTTTCTCTGCTCAAAGTAACTGATTCTCAGACTccccacccacaaaaaaaaaatcagttcagaAGCACACAAGCCAACCACAAACAAATATAGCAATGAGGTTATGGTAACTGACCCAGACATGAAATCCAAAGACCTGGATTCAGAGCCTAGCTCTAGTCTATCCTACTTAGGGCCCTAAGCAAGTCTCTCCTCTGTCTGGAGCCATCTTTTCCTCTTATCTTTTCCTCTTCTGGAGCATAGTGAAGACCAGAGGAGAAGATGGACCTCCATGTACTTCAGAACCCTAAGGTGAGGCAGACACACATGAAGTGCCACAGAAATTCCCTTGTGGTAGAAATTTTGATGAAAGCCACCCCAGGCTTCCAGGAAGCCACTTGTGGTACCCACAGCTGTACTATGTCTTGTAGGTGTTTTCCGAGTTGGCCAGCAGTGTGGGGAGCATACATGCGCCCTGTTTTCACTGAGGGAAGAGGCTGGGAGGGAGTGAGTTAAGGACTGGGGAATAGTCAGATGCTTTAGTGGAATTTGAGGAAACGGATGTCTGTGAAACTCATGGCTGTCATAGAACCCTGGGACTCTTCCATGGCTGCTGTAGAACATAGTCCTCCCCCTGGAACAGCTGTTAGTACCATCGTTGCGACAGCTGCAACTACTTGTAAGAGACCCCCAAGATTGTGTTTGCTGAGGGCTGGGGCGATGGGTCAGTGGATAGGGTAGAAGTGCTTGTCACAGATCCTGATTATCTGAGTTCAACCTCTAGGATGCACACAGTAGGTAGGAGAACTCACATAGTAGGAGGACGGAATCCTgacagttgttctctgactgcttcataaacacacacatacacatacacatataaacatacacacacacacaaagtaaaataaataaataaataaataaataaatgaaagaaagatcgGGCTTGTTCCTAGAAGGTGGGGATGGAGAGAATCATTAAATCTTTACTTGAGAGTCCATCCATTCTTTCCCACACCTCCCTCACAGAGATATGTAATCCTTCTGAAGCCAAGCGGGTCTTGGAGGTGATATGAATGGTTAGATGAAGATTGGTGGGGGGCAGTCCATCTATACATCTATTCTGGGATGAGACTTGCTTTAGGGTCACTTGCATTTTGTAAGTTACTCACCAACTATGCTTTGTAAATAAGCCCAATAAACCCATCTGTATGTCAGCTTGTGTGCTTGGTGGGATCAGTATTCTGGTCTGCCATTGGTACGCTATCAGGTGGACAGCTGTTTATTTTATATCTCTCTGGGAAAAGCTCATATAACCATGGCCAGTTGGGGAGATTCGCCCGTGTAAAGTCCACTCAGGTCAAGAAGAAGCTCAGCTCTCGCAATGGCGGGAGTGCTCCTTCTCCCAGTGTCTGGGAACCAACTGCACCATGCTTCCACTCTTCTCCAGAGGTGGGGCCCAGGCTGACACACTCGGGACCTACCAGCGAAGAAGGTATGCAGCCTGTTACCTGTTGCTTGGCGGATTCGTCCTGGAAGCAGGTATGCTGGATGTAATAGGCACCGATAGCCTGGTACTTCTCATCCTGGGAGCACAGGTACTGTACAGCCTTGGGAATGGTCAGTCCACTGCACTCAATGTCCTCGCTGCAGATCCTGGAAAAGTAGGGTGCAGGGCATTACGGGGTGAGCATGGGAACCCCAGAGAACAGGCTCTAAATTCTTCAAATACCACAGCTTCTAtctgccctttaaaaaaaaagggggggggttaaaaaaaaaaggcaggctgTGTTGGAGAAAATCTTGTGAACAGCTCCCtataaggaaggaaaaaggcTATGTGCGGGGTTTCCCTCTCTTCAGGGGCTAAGGCCAAAGCAAGACAGTTGCCTTCATGCTGTGCCCTATTCCCTGAGATGAAACTCCCCATCTATCCTGCGGTTCTGATCCTGGGAAAGTAAGAGAGAATGGCCTGTCTATTCcgtctctccttccatccccaaGTCCACTAGATacttgtctggttggttggttttcgcttttttgtcttttcaagacagagtttctctgtgtaacagaaccctggctgtcctggaactcaatttgtaaaccaggctggcttcaaattcaacatagatcttcctgtctctgcctcccaagcgtgggggattaaaggtgtgtgccatcactgcttgACTTCCAGctagcttcacacacacacacacacacacacacacacacacacacactcttacattCAATCTTTCTTATCCCGACAGTCAACATATTTGTCTGTGTTAGGATCACTTTTATGGAGCCTGTGGCTAGACAGTACAAAATAGTACAGTCTTTGACTAGGTCCTAAAATCCTGTCCACCTGATTGTTCTATAGCTCAGAAACCATCCACAGCTTCTCCAAACATCAGGTTCGCATCCACTGCTTAGACAGTCACTGAAGTGCACGCATTAGGTTGAACCACAGCAAATGGCTAGTAGTTCACTGTTTTCACGGAATGTTTGGCTTCCCCTGCAACCTCTGGCACGTTCCCTAGACTCTGGCAAGAGTCTGTTGGTTGTAGCAAGACATCCTCAGTTCCAGGAATGAAGGCCTAGCCCAGGCCTGCTGGGTCTTCCTTCCAGGAAGCTTTTCCAAGGAAGGGAATCCTTGGCTGGGAACTCTCTGAGCTTCCGTGGTGTGCAGCTACGGGCAAGCCTTTCTACCTGAGTGTGCCTTCCTTCCAAGCAGAGAGAAAAGGTCCCAGAGACCCTCTGTGGTACCctacccacccctcccccagatgTCCTCAGCATTCACAGGGGGGAACTCTCTCTTCATTTGTACTAGACTGATGCTTTGCCATAGCCAGTGCTCAAGGACTCGCCATAGTTTTAGCTTGGGGGGGTCCAGCTTCATTTCTGAAACATATTGCTCATGGGGCAGTTCTTTGGCCGTGGGCTAGCTGCACACCTGATTTGATGTGCATaggtattctgcctgcatgaaTATCtatctgtgtaccacttgcataactggaggccagaaaggggcactggctttcctggaactgaaCTGGCGTCTCATATATGGTTGCAAGTCacaaatgtgggtgctggaaattaaacctgggtcctctggaagaggggccagtgctgttaactgctgagccatctctccagccctgagaacaAGTATTTCCAACACATTCCGAGGTGCTGCTATTATCGCTGATCAGAGAGACAATGTGGCAGCCATTAGCCTGCTTCTCTGTTGCCTCTCTCCGTTCATAGCTGGTGACCCTGAAGACCTGTGTCCAAATGTCTGGCTTCTGTGGCCTTTTCACCTCGAGGGCTCCTCTAGGTCCATGGTCTATCAGACCAGAGACTCCTCAAGGTGGCAGGAGGAAAATCAGAACACAGACTGAGCCTCTCCCCCTTGGGAGTGAGCCACCATTGCAGAGTGAGCTAGCTACCCTTGCAGATTGCCTCCCACCTGGCCCCACCACAGCCCCGCAGCACTCACTTGGAACTGGCCCTCGAGTGGCCGAAGGACAGGTCCTTGTTGCAGGAGATGGGCGGCACATACACGGGGTCTTGCTTGGAAGTGCAGGAGGGCGGCCGCACGGGACACTTCTTGACCGCCTTCTGACCGCTGCAAGTGCTGTAGAAGCTGTATCGGTTCTGGGTGGTCTTGTGGCCTTTGCTGCCCAGGGTGCCCTTGCGCAGTGTGCCCCTTGGGTCACAGTAGAGGTCAGGCTCACTGCGGCTTGCCTTGATTTTCTGCATGAAGCAGATGTCACTGCCAGCGCCCGTGGTGGCACAGCTGCCTCTGGGATAGTTCCGGCTCCAGTTCTCCATCTGGCTATAGGAGCTGAAGCGTCTGTTGTCAGGCTCCCGCTTGAGGGTCCCATTGTAGATCTAGACAGGAAAGGAGTGGGAGGTTCAGTGTAGCTCTTGACTGGGAGCCTGGGTCTAGCTGCCCACAAACGTAGCCCTCCCTTGCCTCATTACAGTGTTCCGAGGATCTGGAAACATTTGCAGAGAAAGGAACCTAGGGCGTTATTTTTCCAAATAACTGGTTGTGGTCCACTGTGGAATATGAGATCACCTTAGCAGATATGACCACCTTTATAAAAAGTGtagaataaggaaaaataattgaaaaacacGCAATACAGAGTGCAACGCAATAGAGATATATAACCTGTTTTGTGTTACATTGACTAAGCTCTGAATTGcaatgtaaaatgtattttacttttaaattctaaaaaataatttatttttaatatttatattgttacTCTAAGTAATGATGTATTGTATTAcagggtgttttgcctgcctgcatgtctatACACCACATGTATGTCTAGTGCCGAAGAGggcaccagaagaggttgtcagattccctggaactccagttacagatggttgtgggtcattatgtgggtgctagaaattaaaCATggatcctctagaaaagcagtcagtgcccttaactgttgagccatctctccagccttgcaaATAGACTTCTTATTGTGGGAATGTGTGATAGGAAGTTCTATACCACTGATCTGGCCACATGGGCAAAGTCTAAGACAGCGGCTgcaagggagcaagggaggggtCCTCCAAAAGTCACTCAGCATGAGCAGCACGCAGGGGCTTTTGTCTCAAGCCCTTGCCTTGTCACTTGGGCCACCCCACAAAGCAGCTTCTGACCCATCCAGCCAGCATCAGCCCTTGCACATGTTTGGAAATGTCTATTCTAGTTGAGCTGCTAGCTGGGGAGCCTCTGTGCACACAGAGGTTGGAGAAGGGAGACCTCTGGGCTGTGTCCTCAGATTGtatgggagagaggcagaggcagaggcagaggcagaggcagaggcagagaggcagagaggcagagaggcagagagNNNNNNNNNNNNNNNNNNNNNNNNNNNNNNNNNNNNNNNNNNNNNNNNNNNNNNNNNNNNNNNNNNNNNNNNNNNNNNNNNNNNNNNNNNNNNNNNNNNNNNNNNNNNNNNNNNNNNNNNNNNNNNNNNNNNNNNNNNNNNNNNNNNNNNNNNNNNNNNNNNNNNNNNNNNNNNNNNNNNNNNNNNNNNNNNNNNNNNNNNNNNNNN
This region includes:
- the Pkp1 gene encoding plakophilin-1, with amino-acid sequence MNHSPLKTALAYECFQDQDNSTLALPSDQKMKTGTSGRQRVQEQVMMTVKRQKSKSSQSSTLSHSNRGSMYDGLADNYNNYGTTSRTSYFSKFQAGNGSWGYPIYNGTLKREPDNRRFSSYSQMENWSRNYPRGSCATTGAGSDICFMQKIKASRSEPDLYCDPRGTLRKGTLGSKGHKTTQNRYSFYSTCSGQKAVKKCPVRPPSCTSKQDPVYVPPISCNKDLSFGHSRASSKICSEDIECSGLTIPKAVQYLCSQDEKYQAIGAYYIQHTCFQDESAKQQVYQLGGICKLVDLLRSPNQNVQQAAAGALRNLVFRSTTNKLETRRQNGIREAVSLLRRSGSTEIQKQLTGLLWNLSSTDELKEELVADALPVLTDRVIIPFSGWCDGNSNMSREVVDPEVFFNATGCLRNLSSADAGRQTMRNYSGLIDSLMAYVQNCVAASRCDDKSVENCMCILHNLSYRLDAEVPTRYRQLEYNTRNAYTEKSSTGCFSNRGDKMMNNNYDCPLPEEETNPKGSSWLYHSDAIRTYLNLMGKSKKDATLEACAGALQNLTASKGLMSNGMSQLIGIKEKGLPQIARLLQSGNSDVVRSGASLLSNMSRHPVLHRVMGNQVFPEVTRLLTSHTGNTSNSEDILSSACYTVRNLMTSQPQMAKQYFSSSMLNNVFNLCRNTASSPKAAEAARLLLSDMWASKELQSVLRQQGFDRNMMGNIAGANNLRNFTSRF